tgtctgtttttctttgggtgtggttgctagtatctcgcctgggctgtctgtttcgattggtgtgattgttgttgactcgcctgggctgtctgttgggattgccctttcctcaggttgttccctctgtctgtccaccaggtgtggtgcgagttccacattgtagtctgcctctggttctgcagtgttgttggtaaatctgcttttgacttggtttacatgcctccggcaggttttgccattgtccatttgtactaccagtagcctgtttccttccttgcctgttactgtccctgcaagccatttgggacccctgccatagtttagtacaaacacttgtcccctttctcattccatctccccctcgaatttctgtcatggtactcagtcagcttacggcgctttgcctcaacaatttcgtgcatgtctgggaggattaatgagagccttgtttttaaagtccttttcatcaacagttgcgcggggggggatcccagtcagtgagtgcggacgagatctgtatgccaacagcagtcacgacaggcgaccctgcagcgtgggaccttggattttaagcttgccttgtttaatgatttgcactgctctctccacctggccgttggaggccggcttgaacggtgccgtcttgatgtgatttatgccgtggtcaattataaagtcttggaattctgcgctgttgaatcatggaccattgtcactgactaatatgtcagggattccatgcattgcaaacatggttgcgaggctctccacagtggtggaggttgtgctcgagtttaaaatggtgcattcgatccactttgaaaatgcatctacaactacgaggaacattttgcccatgaatgggcccgcatagtctacgtgcacccgcgaccatggttttgtaggccagggccaggggctcagtggagcctccctgggggcattgctgagttgggcacaaatggtgcaccttcggacgcagagctccaagtccgcgttaaTACCAGGccacagacatgggatctggctatggccttcatgagaacgatccccgggtgctcgcggtggaactcctggacaaatgcctctctgcctcgcagaggcatgactactcggctgccccacatcaggcagtctgcttgtagtgatagctcatgcatgcgcctgtgaaagggttttaattccgcggggcaggcatcgcgagcctctgcccagtcaccggttaggacacatctttttgctaaggataacgtggggtcgctggccttccaggctctgatttggcaagccgtcatgggcgaacctgtggactcaatggcattgattgccatgactatctcacagtcctgttcgtcagacccttccatggtcgccaggggtagtctgctgagcgcgtcggcacagttgtctgtgcctggtctgtgcctgatggtatagtcgtaggacgccagcttgagtggccaccgttgaatttgcgccgaggcgttgacgTTTATTACCTTGCTctgggatagtagggacgtgaggggcttgtggtcggtttctaatgcgaacttggccccgaaaaggtattggtgcatctttttgacaccgtacacgtacgtgagcacctccttctctaccattccgtatccgcgctccgcctgcgaaaatgacctggaggcataagctatgggttgtaatttgcccgcactattgacatgttgcaaaatgcacccgaccccatacgctgacgcatcgcatgcgagaactagctttttacctgggtcaaagaaagtcaaaacactgttggaacacagaaggttgcgtgccttattgaaggtgcgttcctgggcgtccccccaaaaccaatcgcaccccttcctgagcagcacatggagaggctccaagaGCGTGCTtatgttctgcataaagttcccaaagtaattgagtagcccgagaaaggcgcgcagttctgagacattccggggcctgggtgccaggcgaattgcttctgttttggactctgttgggcggattccatcagcagcaatccttctgcccaaaaattcaacctcgggtgcgagaaacaggcacttggatttcttgactcgtaggcctacccgatccaactgctttagtacttcctccaaattacggagatgggagtcggtgcccctgcccgtgataagtatgtcgtcttgaaatacaaccgtccccaggatggacttgagcagactttccatgttgtgctggaatatggcagttgccgacctgatgccgaatgagcatcgattgtacatgaaaaggcctcgatgtgtgttgatggtggtgagtagcttggattcctcggtcaattcttgcatcatatatgcagatgtgaggtctaattttgagaaaagtttacctccagccaatgtggcaaataagtcctccgctctgggcagcgggtactggtcctgtagagggactctgtttatggtagatttgtagtgccCACGGatccgtacggatccatcaggcttcatgactgggacgatgggacttgcccagtcgctaaattccacaggtgatataatacgttcccgcagaagcctgtctagttcgtgttcaatcttttccctcatcacatagggtacactctggccttgtgatggaccggtctagcatcctgtgtgatgtagattttgactttggcccctttgaaagtgcccacacctggctgaaagagatgttcaaatcgctttataactgttgagcaggaggcccgttcctctaatgacatggcatggacatcatcctatttccagtttagttttgccagccagcttctccccagcagtgctgggggctctccagggacaatccacaggggaagtcggttcactgtccctttgtgtgacagagagcatggcgctgccgaggactggtaggatttctttggtatagacccttgtgagttttggtctgtctcttttatgcggccgcagtttttcaaattgttgagcgccaatgagagattgactcgctcctgtatccagctccatgttgacagatgtcccattgagtaggaccctcatctttataggaggtgtcctgtcgtaggagcagcgaccattgattgtgttgacccgctgtacatcggtgtcccgggtactgtcccaccgtcttctggtccactttccgacccatccgattcatataccagccgagctgccgtttttttgcacatgcgggccaaatgccctgtatattcacagttcctgcaaacagcctgctgaaatcgacattcccttgatgagtgcccacccccacacctccagcacagactgcttgcaaagaatgagctgtgtctggctgatctctcttgagcttctctcagtttgtagttgattgctctcattgtgggttgatgaggtgtgaacggccgttcctgtggcccttgatggcttctgttgctacTACTTGCTGTCGAAATCCTGTTctgctggttttgtctgtgtgtgggggtagcagcttttcaaatccttgttccattatttcgttagttgtcgtacctgcattgtaaatcaacctcgtttcttcttcccctaccaagaatgtctgtgcaaccagtgctgctgcctctaaggtcatgttcttggtctctatgagctttcggaatatgcctgcgtggcctattccttcaatgaaaaagtctctcagcatttctctgctcagttcatcggagaactcacataaattagccaacctccgaagttccgccacgaagtcgggtatgctctagcccacacagcgtctgtaattgtagaacctgtgtctgaccatgtgtaggctgctcactggcttcaggtggtctcttaccagtgtgctcaattcttcaaacgacttgcttgctggtttcccaggtgccaacagatccttcattaaagcgtatgttttcgagccacagctggtcgagagatggactcttctcttgtctgccttatcgtcgcctaaccagtctttggttacaaagctttgctggagcctttctataaagtcctcccaattgtctcccacattgtacttttcatctgatccgttgtttgccattctgtggattctgtaatcccgtaacccgtcgccactctaaagtcctgtcccctcagtacaggttcacacgaggcatgtagtgaagtcaaggtcactctggatctgcaccttttatttcacagctctggaatgctgcacttgcctgagacctgtgcttacatacctgtctcttgcaagtgcacacccggtggtaaggtatgctggtggttacaggtcatatcttattacagtcatgtatagcatgttgggatacagttatatataataatgtaagatacatgacagaaggcAACACAGCGGTGGCGGCAAAAGAGGCGATTAAGGTTTTAAAAAATGTCTATTTCTAGTAGTTTCTCATTTATCAAAGGcaagaatgagcaaacatgcaggaaacatgtcgattagataaagctacggcacacggataaaccggaacagtctgatgaagacacaatcagtgaccaaccaacctaccctcagtcatcagaggactctgctgtcatcaatgaatctggactttcaatccctgacatggtcattgccactcccatcagatcggctacccagcccccagtcatatcagactcagaacgctcaagtaaggctggagttgaactgagatgatcaactcgggagcggaaagcccaggaccgtctcaatttgtaaaaagaccgttactaatatcttaaagagggatattgtcatatatatatgcttgggtttactggccactaggtggcgccactgtcggatgtcattgggctgtgcgcacatgtgcgcggcccagttataaaaggccagccatcttgtaatgtaatcactttgggccctcatAAAGTAGAGCCagctttgtacctgttcggagtttacagtattcagtctattgagttattgcatgcacaaaaACAACTTtccgaggtatctgcgctcctccaattctgtccctttgagcatctccaattttaactcatcatcataggcagtccctcggaattgaggaagacttttttctctctaaaaatgaatccttaggtgactgaacagttgaatacgagaaccacagcccctgtcacaggagggacaggcagtcattgagggaaagggtaggtggggctggtttgccgcatgctccttccgctgcctgcgcttgatttctgcatgctctcagtgatgagactcgaggtgctcagcgccctcctggatgcacttcctccacttcgggtggtctttggccagggactttcaggtgtcagtggggatgttgcactttatcagggaggcattgagggtgtccctgtaacatttcctctgcccacctttggctcgtttgccgtggggatcaagtgtggtcagtgcttcaatgctggggatgttggcctggtcgaggacactaacgttggtgcgtctgtcctcccaggggatttgcaggatcttgcggagacatcgtcggtgatatttctccagcgacttgaagtgtctactgtatatggtccatatctatactcccaccattgatggctgtgccttcagctgccaaatccctaaactctggaattccctccctaaatctctctgcctctcttcttcttaggcaatccctcggagtcgaggatgacttgcttccacactaaaatgagttcttgggtgactgatgagaccaatgcgggatcgacagtctctgtcacaggtggggcagacggtgggtggggtgcttgatttgtcatacactCCTGCTTTTTGTGCTTGGATTCTGCGTGTTCCCAGATAAGAGACTCGACTCGAAGTGTGcgatgccttctcggatgctcctactCCACTTTGACCggccttcggccagggattcccaagagtcagtggagaggctttgagggtgtccttgaagtgttttctctgccctcctggggctcgccttgtctcctttaaaacactcctttaaACCTAATAAACGCCCATTAAACTcttctgccctaatatccccttctgtggcccggtgttaaattttgtttgattattcTCTTGTGAAACattctgggacgttttactacattaaaagttgctatataaatgcaagttgttgatggtgTTGTGAAGCAGGATTATACTTGAATTAAAAATACAAAAACATAAGTAATTAGCCATTCAAAAGTAAAACGGTTAAGAAGTGAATAAGTTAGAAATGCAAAATGTCTTCAAAAGATCGAAAACAAATTATCATACTTTCTGTCCTCTACTAATTATACATCATCTTGCAATGGCAATGAGAAGCAAATTGGAGATTTCAACAAAGGAAGTGACACTGCGTGTTAATAAGAAGCTGCATTCTCTGTGGTCTGCCTTATAATCGCAAACCCCGAATTGAAGGCAACACAGCGGTGGCGGCAAAAGAGGTGGTTAAGGTTTAAAAAAATGTCTATTTCTAGTAGTTTCTCATTTATCAAAGGTAACCAGAGAACGATTCTAAATGTAATGATAGCATTGGTGACAATCTTTGGCCAACAAGCATTCTCGTTTTTTGCCTTCAATTGTCCATGTAAGCCAACAGTAAACCTGTACTACGGCCTGGCTTTTACTGTAGTTCCTGCACTGGTTTTGCTGGTCTTTGGATATGCTATTAATGATATGACCTGGAAATTAATAATCAGTTTTAGAAATGGCCCAAATTTGAAGTATAAAAGTTTCAAACTAACCTGCTTCGTTCTTTGCAACATAACGGGAACAGCCACAATCGCTCCAGTAACCTGGCTGGCAGTTACTCTGCTAAATGGCTTGTATTACGGGTGCGGCATGAGTGAGTTTTTATCAGTTGATAGTTGGAAAGCTTTTGACAACATCAGTCTTCCGGAGCAGAGGAACATTCTCGCTCGCTTTCCCTGTCTTAAAGTCAGCATTAACGAGATAAAAAACATCAGTGAATTAAGAAATGAAGGCAATCGTATTCTTCTGTTCCAGTCCCAGGTATGTACGGGTGAAAGATTGTTTTCTTAATTTAGTCTTCCAGTCGTATACTTACTTTGATTTCGAACAGTAAAAAATTAATTATgacatttcattttttttaattatttaaaaatcTATTTGATTGTCCGTTATTCATCAAAGTTGTGTTTACCACGTTTAGTAAACTTAAAATATGAAAGTATGCATTACTTTACAATGGTGATAAAGGATCATTCATACAAAATACTAAGCATGTTAAGTCTTTTAACTTTAGAAAAATAGTTCAGTACTCACTAAACTTGCAGATGTAAGCTGAAACCCATTCTCATAATGTGCttcaaacagaacaaatgacagtgTTGCATCAGAAATATGAAGCTGAATAGAAGGCACAATCTTCCCTTGTAATAGTACTGAGCTCTCTCACACGTTCTAGATTGCTATTAAATGTCAGTTATAAGTAAGATTTCTTAAAGTTTTATTTTGTTGTGATTCTAACCGCTTTCTGTCCATCATCTCCTAGCGTAATGCTGGAAACAATAATAATTCCACTCCTGtgtgtttgcctacattacaacagtgactattttTCAAAAACAATTGGTTGTGAAGGCCTTTGGAACATTCTGAAGTTGTGAAAGgaactatttaaatacaagttcttttttctttctttgacTGAATGCTGATGTGTGCCTGTAATGTATGTTTACTATATTATGATGCAAACAAATTATAGAAACTGCATTAGAATATATGGGAAATAGATTACATTTTGTAGGACCCATTTTCCTCTGGTTTGCACCCAGGAACTGCTCAGTAGTTGGGTGTAAAGAAaaggaaaaagaggcagagacaTGTGATGCTCGATCTTTGCCCATTTAGCATTGCCATGGGATTTCCAGAGTATACCGGGAGGTGTAACCTTTTAAATTGACTATAAATGAGGAGTAAGTGATGTCACAACACTTGCCTGCCTTGTTTGCCTCCTCCAGCACCCAATGGATGCCCATTATGAAGGACACATAGAAGACAAAAATCGTGCACCCTGCCATCCTGAGATAGAAGAGCTGAGACCATGGAGGAGCCAAAAAAGTCATTTTCCTTTTTTTCAGGTCCCCGTTGCTCTTTGGGACTGCAGCCTTCTGGCTGCTGCTTTGAGACAGTAACCAGAAGATCTCACAGCTAGCAGCAGAAATCTAGCGCAGAAATCTATAGGGATTTTCACCCCCATTTCCAGCTGTTTGGCCCTGCTGGGTAAATCAATGTTCACCCTACATGCTTCACTGGTGAACTTTGGAAATGCAGCTCATCTGTAGCATTTGTCCAGATTGGCTAATTAAAGTTAGCCAATCACTGAGCAATAGGTGCAATACCTTGAAATGGTCCGacttgctgatggtccttgcaggagaGTGACGGCAATAAAGAGAGCAACAGGATTGgaggtcaccaaggtccaggtcgctgattggagcgtgggcaggtacagctagagcggcgaggttggggcgcaggagcagcgagtgatcggggcccaggagaggcgtgagtcgggGGCccaaagaggcaagggcccaggggcagcaggggccagcccacactgtgatatgtgtgtgcactaggtccgtgcagttgagctggtccccagtcgtcttggctaattcTTGTCACTgggtcaagacctagctctgtcaagcccatgtgatggctggtgtgcaacgaccaccaaacgttaaaaaaatccacacacagacatcttccacccttcaacctgtagtttgggacctggaatattcgatccttcattgaaacatctgtgaactcattcctttttggcgtggaagcaagtcatcctcgacacgagggactgcctatgatgatatgattggACCGAGGAAAATGACCGGTAACAAATACAGGTATATCCAGATCAGATGGAATGTACTTTGGGTGCACTCCATCACCCAACTGAGGGACGGAAATCGCTCCCTTATGTCATACTGTAAAATAGAAATTATAATGCAGTGTGGCCGATAGGACTTTTATTTTAAGTTTGCAATATCTGTTGTTTTATGGTGTGTGGCTCAGATTTACTTTCAGTCTAACTGCGATCTCTATGTAACCTTCATTATTCCATTCAAGTATATAAAATCTGACTGTTTTAGCTGTTCTTACATTTGTACTGAAAACAGCCAAATCACATGCTTTTGCTTCAATATGCAACCTTGTGTTGTAACTATATTTTATGTAATACATTTCTAAAGGTATAACAAAATCAGGAACTACATTGCAGAAGTTGCCTTAAAATGTGCAAACTGTCATTTTAGCACATATCCCTGAACTTTTGAAATCACTGTTGTAATTCTTGCATCCACCACCTTTGTTTTTCATATCGTTCCCCAACCCCCGTCCCTCCCAACCCCCTACTTTCCAAACCCTGCCTGCTCCATGCACAATCCCCCACGGCTGAGGGAATGTGCCAGCCAATCAAATTCCATGCCAGTGCCACAATGTAACTCGTCTGCCAGGAACTGTGTGTGAGAAAAACCTCTGGAGAGCATCAGACTCACTCCTTCTGGGAGAATGCCTGGCGTCCAGTCTCTGCCTCCTCCCGACAGCACTAGGGCCTTGCTGTGTGGGCTATCCTCCTTGGGATGTCTTGTCCtagtgagagaccatcagcggcaggtcggtgccataaaaggagcggcaagcggcggCCCATGGACAGCGTGGCGGTTATACctctgcaaggtacagcgtgagctggtgcaggaggggcgatggcagcgaagagggacgtcatcaaggttcaggtcagtgattggagcgtgggcagatacagcaggaccgGCGGGATTGGGGCGAAGAAGCGGAAAAAGATTGTagaaggacgtgatcggggcccaggagaggcgtggattacggggcccagaagaggcgagggcccaggggcagcatagaccagcccacactgtgatatgtgtgcgccctaggtcggtgcagcagagctggtcttggttaatccttgccactggaccaagacctagttttatcaagcccgtgtggtggctggcatgcaacggccaccccatgttaaaaacatccacgcacaggcatcttccacccttcaggatgtagttcaggacctggaatattaggtccttcattgaaacacctgtgaactcatcctttttttggcttggaagcaagtcatcctcgttttgagggactgcctgtgatgatgatgatgataagaaacatggcagccaagttgcacacaccaatgtcccacaaacagcaatgagaaaaccaccagataatctgttttagtgatgttgattgatggacaaTATTGGGCAGgacgccagggagaactcccctgctcttcttcaaaataatgccatgggacttcttacatccacctgaaaaaAGATGAGGCCTTGACTTAACGTGTAATCTGAAAGGCAGTGTAGTActctcttagtactgcactggagtgtcaacctaaattttgagctcaagtctctggagtgggacttgaaccacaacgcTTTGACTCAGAGTTCTACCACTGAGGTACGACCGACTCATCTATAATCTTATTATAGATATTTTTTATCTATAATAAGCTCAGCAGCTCTGCAACCTAACAGGCACAATAATGAGTGAGAACTTATAGTTTGTCATTTTATTTCATATATCCATGGTTATAAAATATTACAAGTATATAAGTTTTCTATATTGCTATTGGCATTACTATTAACTCATACAGTATTTGTTGTAGAAGAAGAATTTGTTAAATCATAGATGCCCACCTCAGGCACCAGATTTTGCTTGGCACAGTTGCCAGATAACAGAAAATGGATTGCTCTAACTTGGGCCTCTTATCGTGCTCCATCCCTGTTTCAGCTCGCCATTGCTCAACTGCTCTGTTCCCAGGTCTAGTGGTGCATCACTTGCAGAAATGCATTGCACCCCAGGAAGGTTTAATAACTTCCCAACTGATTAATGAAATTCTCATTAACATTTCAGAGAAATTTCTTGATTTTTTGATCTTCATTTGGAGATTGTGGCAACAAATAGTCATTCCATTAAAAATTTGATTATTTTAAACCCAAACTGCATTTTCTTGCTCTAGATAATTGAGAGATTTCAGGGAGGCATAAGGAGGTGAATGGGATAGAAAAGTTAAATCTGAACCATTATTTCAAATTAAAACCTGGCTGTAGGACAAATTTAAATGAGAGAAatgcaaatttaggactgatggcAGTAGCAGCTACTTCAGTAGCAGCTCTTGACTTTGTgtgatggtgtaaaatgggcgataatgAGTTGGTAGCCTTCAATGGAGatcatggggccaagtttcggcctgaattgctcctgtttttttggagtaactggtttagaatggagtatcttagaaattgcaatactcggcatttagtttgctccagttctagtcagttagaacagtttcagtttggaacagattttttttttcaaaagggggcgtgtctggcaacttatgcccgttttgaaagtttaggcagtgaaaacatactccaaactaacttagaatggagtaagtgtagcgcgcatgtgcagaggtcccggcactgttttcagcgcagggacctggctccgccccccacagctcatgctgcgccgcgcccagctccagaggacctgcagggagccggagaataggtgagttttttttaggcgcactttgtggcgcgaaaaacgggcatccggcGCAGCCCAGACATAAAACGAGCTCATTTCACATTATTGTGCAAAATCAAAATTACCCCCAAAAAGTGTTCATCTGACACAATCAAATGGATCTATTTTACACACCGCCTAATTTTACTTTCCATTTGATCTGATTGCATCAGCTTTCCGCTGAGCGAGTTAAGTTAAACTAACTGTACAAATTTGACTGCAGATTCTTTCAGATAAATCAAATGTTTCTAACTTTTTTTCTTTTTACCATAGGTGGCTGGTTGGATTTTAATTGCCTGTGTGACTATTGTTGCTTTTCTGGCTGTCTGTATTCCAA
This genomic stretch from Pristiophorus japonicus isolate sPriJap1 chromosome 7, sPriJap1.hap1, whole genome shotgun sequence harbors:
- the LOC139267284 gene encoding calcium homeostasis modulator protein 4-like isoform X2, whose translation is MSISSSFSFIKGNQRTILNVMIALVTIFGQQAFSFFAFNCPCKPTVNLYYGLAFTVVPALVLLVFGYAINDMTWKLIISFRNGPNLKYKSFKLTCFVLCNITGTATIAPVTWLAVTLLNGLYYGCGMSEFLSVDSWKAFDNISLPEQRNILARFPCLKVSINEIKNISELRNEGNRILLFQSQVAGWILIACVTIVAFLAVCIPRYCSPLSFLHLSYWAQYLENEDSLFQETVKKHSQLYALKHIKKFFGFAPEEKQVKKIRLPARADWTMISGINMFTKLEHDHCQYSLLHTWADESTVDGHYIPVDDVVLEA